The genomic region TTATGTGCTGGGGTTTGACGACGAAAAGCCCGAGAAGAACTATCCCTATTATGACTCCCAGGCACCTGAAAAAAAGAGCCGTGAATGGCTGGGTCCTTACCAGACCCAGTTTCTCGAGCACGGGGACCACTCCCCATATACAGGCCGTTAAAATAGCCCAGAGCACTGCATTCATAAAAAACCTTTTAGAACTTTACTTCGGGAACTTCCTTTGCCGATTCGGATACCTCGAAATATTCCCTCGGCTGGTCGAGCCCCCTCAAAGAGGCGAAAAAGCCCCCGAAAACGGTACGCCTGTAAGTGTTGAACCTCTTCACCGCGTTATTGTACCTCATCCTCTCGACCGCTATCCTGTTCTCGGTCCCCTCAAGCTGTGCCTGAAGGGCCATGAAGTTCTGGTTGGCCTTGAGGTTGGGATAAGCCTCTGCCACCAGAAGAAGCCTTGAAAGAGCTCCAGTCATCTGGTTGGCGTTCTCTATCTTTTTCTCAACGGTATCGGCCTTGGCCCACTGGCTGCGAAGCCTGGTGACCTCCTTGAAAATGCCCTCTTCATGGGCGGCGTACCCCTTGACCGTGTTAACAAGATTGGGGACCAGGTCGTTCCTTCTCTGCAGCTGGTTCTCGACCTGCGCCCAGGCAGAATTGACGTTCTCATCGAGCCTGACCACATGATTGAGACCGGCGATCATCCACCCGCCGAAGAGCAAAAGAACCAGCAGTATAACACCGACGACTATCAGAACGTTCTTCATCTTATCCTCCTAAATAGTTTTCTTGAAGCATCACCAGGACCCGGAAGCTCCGCCTCCGCCGGACATGCCTCCTCCGAAACCTCCGAAACCTCCTCCGAAAGAACCCCTGCCGCCTCCTGACCAGTAACCGCCGCCGCTCATCAGAAAGAAAAGCGCGCCGAACCTGAATCCGAAAATAAGGATAAAAAAGAGCAGCATGAGAAGGCTGCCCAGCGGGGACCTGGCACCGCGTGATGGTACCGCCGCGGTCTTTACCTCGGGCATTTCCAGTTCAACACCGTACTCGTCCCTTACAAGTTTCGCTATCATGACGACGCCGGAAGAGATCCCCAGATCGTAACCGCCTTTTCTGAAAGCTGGTATCATAAGGTCCTGTATTATCACTTTGCTCTGCAGGTCCGTCACCGCTCCCTCCAGGCCGTATCCCACTTCTATCCTCACCTTCCTGTCGCGCACGGCAAGAAGTATCAGAAGTCCGTTATCTTCTCCTGCCTTGCCGATACCCCACTTCGCGAAAAGCTCTACCGCGTACTGTTCTACCGTAAGGGGTGAAGTGGTCTCGACGGTGACGACCACCACTTCCGCGGAGGTCTTTCTCTCGATCTCAGCGCACAAGGCGCTTATCTGGGCGCGCGCATCGGGCGACATCACATTGGCAAAATCGTTAACGAAGCCCTGGGGCTGCGGATATTGGACCTCCTGGGCCCGGGAAAGACCCGCGCACGCAAAGGCGACCATCAAAACCGTGAATAATATGGAAAAAAGTTTTCTCATCTTCAAAAATTATCCGCTATGCTGGAAAGCCTTTCCAGCTGATCGATAAAACCTTTGATCAGAGGTTCCGCCTCGCCCCTTCCTATGGGGCTTGCCGTCTTTTTATCCCTCAGCACCTCGAGAAAAGACGCCGGGTCAACCCCGAACTCCTCGCCCATCTGGCTCAGCACTTCGGCTTTCTCCCGCGGGCTCTGCCCGCTCTTGAGCCTTATCATGCTCCTGAATACCGGCATGAGCGAGCGGAAAGAAGCCTTTATGATCTTCTCGGCTCCTTTTCTGTTAAGGGCCTGCTCCAGGTAAGCCTGGCGTATCATGAGAAGTTTTCCCTTCAGCTGGTACTCGCACTCGCGGCGCAGGTCCTCTTTCTCCACCTCTATGCCCTCCAGAACGTCCTCCCCGAAAAGGACGCACCGGGAATCCTTCATGGTCCAGAACTCTATCGGGAAGGTATCCAGCGACATCCTGATGTATTCCGGCGAAAGAAAAAGGGGTGCCGTAATACCCTTTCTGGAGGCTTTCTGGACGGGCTTAAGAAGCTCCTTGAGCCTTGGCAGGGTAACGTCCTTTAATACGACCGCGACATTGATGTCCGAGGTCTTGGGATTATAATCGGGGCCTGTAACGCTGCCGTAGGCAAAAATGGAAACAAGATCATTTCCATAGGCCTCGATCACTTCCTGCAGGAAAGGTTCAAGGGCTTTTCTGGCCCCTTCCGGCAGCTTGTCCATATTCCTGATGTTCATATATTACCTCCGGTGGTCGAATTAACCTATCACTCACTAAAGACAGATATTATACCTCAAAGGAACGTTAATATCCAGATTCCATGGTTTATTTATGTTTCGACACGCACGAGAGACTGAAAGAATTGCGCCATCTGTAAATAAGAGAAAGTTCTCTCGCCTCCCCCCGGTGGCTGTACAGATAATCCACCAGAAGGTGCAGGCTCATGCCGGTAGCTACCGGAACCATCCACTCAACCAGCACGGACACAAGCCATGCGGCCGCTATCACTTCCCACGAATGCAAAAGGATGAAACACTTGCCCGAAGCCAGGTATTTATGGTCGAAAAAATCCCGCAGGCTGAAACGGAACCCAAAAAAGCGGAAATAATCGAACAGGTGGTCCAGATCTATAAAGACTCCCCCCGCTATCGCCAGAAGTGCCCATGTCCATTTTCTCGTAAGGAAGTAAAAGAACGCTGCGAGCATTATGGAAATAACCGCGTGAGTGGCAAGATCTACCGCGGTCATCACGCGCGATCTGGTGTTTTCCTGCATATCCGGTCTAAAAAGTCCTTTCCTCGGGCCGGGCCCGCATCCTTCAAGCATTGTTTCCAGTATTATTATACACTATGATCGCAAGATACAAAAAGAAGGATGCGTTTTTCATGACAATTATTTTTAAGAAGTGATATATATATTCATCAACTTTCTTGCATAAAAACGTATGTCAATATATAATTGTGAGTAAATAGGGGTTCTCTATTTCCTGAAACCTTGGTAAAGGAGCGATTCACGAGTTAGGCATGAAGAAAGTTTTTTCTTTTATTTTTCTTTTCCAGATCGCGTTTTTCTGCGTTCTGGTCGTATCCCCTCCTGCCCTGCCGCAGGATGAGGCAGATCAACAGGTCTCCGAGGTTGAGGCCAAAAGGAGTGCCGAAGAAAAAGCCCGCCAGGCGCGGGAAAGAGCCAGAAGCCTTGCCGAGGGAGAAGCCGCCAGGACCGGTCCGCTTCCGGCTCAGAGGAAAGTGCTGATATTTGCCGGCAATGATAAATTCGCCCCGTATTCTTTCTATTCCAACGGCGAGGTCACCGGTTACGCGGTAGACCTGACCAAGATCCTCGCCGCCACCATGGACAGGTCCATAGATATCAGACTGATGCCATGGCATAAATGCATCCAGCAGCTTAAAGCCGGCAAGATCGACGGCATCATAGGTGTTCCCGTGAGCGAGGAGCGGGAAAGATTCATGGAATTCTCCACTCCGGTCACCGAGATCGAATTCGCTATTTTCGTTGAAGCGGCCAACCATTACGTGAACTCGCTCAAGTCCCTTGAAGGAACGGTCGTTGCCGTGCATAAGGAAAGCCTCATAATCGATACTCTCTCAAGATTCCCCAGGATCAGGCTTGTTGAGACCGACTCGGTGCAGGAAGCTCTGGAAAAACTCAATAACCGTGAGGTCACGGCCGTAATAGCCGAAAAGAACGTAGCTTTGTACTATATCCAGCATGCGGCGGAGAACATAAAGGGCATCAAGATCGTCGGCGCGCCGTTGAAGCCAGTTTACCCATACGCGATAGCGGTCAAGGAAGGATCAGGTATTCTCCTCCGGGACATCAACCGGGGCCTCCAGGTACTGCAGAACAACAATACCATGGAAAAGCTCCGCAGAAAATGGTTCGGGCTGCATCTTGCCGAGCCCTTTCCCTGGAAGATGGTTACGCTTATGACCTCGGGGATAACTCTTCTACTGTTCATCCTGGCGGGCATACTATGGGTCATATCGCTCAATGCCACGGTAAAGGCAAAGACCCGCCAGATACAGCTTATGAGCGAGAAAATGGTGGAAAAGGACAAGCTGGCCGTGCTGGGAAAGCTCGCCGGCCAGATAGCGCATGAACTGCGCACCCCCTTGAGCATCATAAATAATTCCGTATTCCTCCTGAGAAAAGAAGGCAGCAAGAACATGGATCTGTTCGAGAAACGCCTTAAAGTGCTGGAGGACAAGATCAAGCTTTCCAGTAACATCCTGGAAAGCATACTCAGCTATTCCAGGGTAAAAGCCGAGATCGCCACGCAGATATCCGTCAAAAGCTGCGTGGAAGAGGTTCTCAAGGACATAGAGATACCCGAGGGTATCGAGACCAGGGCCGAATACGAAAAACCGGAGAAACTCATGGTGTTCATGGACTTTCACCAGCTCTACAGCGTCATCCGCAACCTTGTTCTCAACGCGCTCCAGGCGATGGGCGAGACCGGCAAGCTTACGATCGAGGCCTTCCGGGACGAAGCCAGCGGCATGGTCAATGTGCGGGTCTGTGACACGGGAAAAGGCATACTGGAAAGCTCCAGGAACAAGATATTCAACCTGTTCTACAGCACCAAGATAACGGGTACCGGACTGGGACTGCCCATCTCCAAATCCATAATCGAAGCCAATGACGGCCAACTCCTCCTGGAAGAGACCAGCAAAAAAGGCACATGCTTCATCGTAAAACTTCCCACGTCAATGAGCATGAGAACATGATAAGATGAGCAAGAAAAAACACCCAAAAATACTGCTTGTGGATGACGACAAGGACATGTGCGAGTCCCTCGCGGACGTGCTTCAGCTGGACTCCTCGTATGACGTTACTTACACCACTGAACCGCTCAAGGCGCTTGATATGATAGACAGCACCGATTATTCTCTGGTAATAATCGACTACAAAATGCCCCAGATGAACGGCGTGGAACTTCTGAAACGCATAAAGACAAAAAAACCCGACCTGATGGTCTTCATGCTCACGGCGTTCATATCCAACGAACTGATCGAACAGGCCAAGAACGAAGGCGCGGACAAGGTCCTTTCCAAGTTCATCTGGCCCGACGAGATATTAAAATGCATCAAACAGGTAATATAGAGCCGTCCCGCCTATTTTACGGTTGAAAAACCTCTTTAAATATGTTATTTTGTCAGCTGTTCGTCGCCGGTGATATTCCTCACCGGTTTCTTTTAAAGCGGATCCGCTTTCAGAAAAAGTATTTAAAAAGGAGTAGAAAGCATGATAACAGTTCCTATCATCGGTTTGGCGGGCATGGCCTTTGCCCTTGTGACGTTCCTTATGCTCATGAAAAAGCCCGAAGGGCTTGATAAGATGCGTGATATCTCGCACGAGGTGCATAAAGGGGCCATGGTCTTCCTGGCCAGTGAATACCGTATAATACTTATTTTCGTATTAGTGATGTTCGCCATCATGTCCAGTTTTCTTTCCCTGGCCACGGGAATAGCGTACATAACCGGGGCTTTCTGTTCCATGCTAGCGGGGTTCATCGGCATGAAGGCCGCGACCCGCTCCAGCGCCAGGACCTGTGAGGCGGCAAGAACCCACGGCGCACCCGAAGCTCTCAGCGTGGCTTTCAAGGGCGGTTCGGTAATGGGCATAACGGTGGCCGCGCTCGGGGTTATAGGCGTGGGGACCTGGTACCTCATAACGAAGGATACCGGTATCATCACGGGTTTCGCCCTGGGAGCTAGCTCCATCGCCCTTTTCGCCCGCGTGGGCGGAGGGATATTCACCAAGGCCGCTGACATGGGCTCAGACCTGGTAGGTAAGATCGAAGCCGGCATACCCGAAGACGATCCCCGCAATCCCGGTGTTATCGCAGATAACGTCGGTGACAATGTCGGCGACACCGCCGGTATGGGCGCAGATCTTTTCGAGTCTTACGTGGGATCCGTAATAGCCACCATGGCGATAGGCGCTTCGCTGGCGAATCCCGTACAGGCGATGTCATTCCCGCTGGTCCTTATAACCATAGGGCTTGTGGCTTCCATGATAGGAGTGCTGTCGATAAACCTGCTGAAATCACTCAACCCGCAGACGGCCCTGAGGAACTCGACGCTCATCTCGGGACTGTTGTTCCTTGCCGGTGCTTTCGTGACCAGCAGGACGATGTTCGGGGGCATCAACCAGTTCTGGTCCATATTCGCCGGTCTTGCCGCAGGAAGTCTTATAGGCATCGAAAGCGAATATTTCACTTCCGGTAAACCCATTAAGGAAATAGCAAAAAGTTCACAGTCCGGCCCGGCGACCACCATCGTTTCGGGGCTGGCGATAGGCTTTCAAAGCACAATACTTCCTATCATAACGATAGCCGCGGCCATGCTGACGGCGTACCACTTCAGCCAGCTTTACGGCATAGGCTTAGCCGCTGTAGGCATGCTCTGCACCATAGGGATAGTTATGTCCACCGATTCATACGGCCCCATAGCCGATAATGCCGGTGGTATCGCTGAGATGTCGGGCCTTGAGAAGAACGTGCGCAAGATCACCGATAAACTTGACTCTCTGGGTAACACCACCGCCGCCATAGGAAAAGGCTTCGCTATCGGTTCGGCGGCTCTGACGGCGCTGGCGCTATTTGCGGCTTTCCAGAAAGTCACCGGCCTGACGGCCATAGATCTTATAAAGCCCCTTCCCGTGGCGGGTCTATTTATCGGGGCCCTCCTTCCCTTTTCCATAGCTTCAATGACGCTTAAATCCGTCGGTAAAGCCGCGGACGAACTCGTCCAGGAG from Candidatus Omnitrophota bacterium harbors:
- a CDS encoding response regulator translates to MSKKKHPKILLVDDDKDMCESLADVLQLDSSYDVTYTTEPLKALDMIDSTDYSLVIIDYKMPQMNGVELLKRIKTKKPDLMVFMLTAFISNELIEQAKNEGADKVLSKFIWPDEILKCIKQVI
- a CDS encoding transporter substrate-binding domain-containing protein is translated as MKKVFSFIFLFQIAFFCVLVVSPPALPQDEADQQVSEVEAKRSAEEKARQARERARSLAEGEAARTGPLPAQRKVLIFAGNDKFAPYSFYSNGEVTGYAVDLTKILAATMDRSIDIRLMPWHKCIQQLKAGKIDGIIGVPVSEERERFMEFSTPVTEIEFAIFVEAANHYVNSLKSLEGTVVAVHKESLIIDTLSRFPRIRLVETDSVQEALEKLNNREVTAVIAEKNVALYYIQHAAENIKGIKIVGAPLKPVYPYAIAVKEGSGILLRDINRGLQVLQNNNTMEKLRRKWFGLHLAEPFPWKMVTLMTSGITLLLFILAGILWVISLNATVKAKTRQIQLMSEKMVEKDKLAVLGKLAGQIAHELRTPLSIINNSVFLLRKEGSKNMDLFEKRLKVLEDKIKLSSNILESILSYSRVKAEIATQISVKSCVEEVLKDIEIPEGIETRAEYEKPEKLMVFMDFHQLYSVIRNLVLNALQAMGETGKLTIEAFRDEASGMVNVRVCDTGKGILESSRNKIFNLFYSTKITGTGLGLPISKSIIEANDGQLLLEETSKKGTCFIVKLPTSMSMRT
- a CDS encoding sodium-translocating pyrophosphatase; protein product: MITVPIIGLAGMAFALVTFLMLMKKPEGLDKMRDISHEVHKGAMVFLASEYRIILIFVLVMFAIMSSFLSLATGIAYITGAFCSMLAGFIGMKAATRSSARTCEAARTHGAPEALSVAFKGGSVMGITVAALGVIGVGTWYLITKDTGIITGFALGASSIALFARVGGGIFTKAADMGSDLVGKIEAGIPEDDPRNPGVIADNVGDNVGDTAGMGADLFESYVGSVIATMAIGASLANPVQAMSFPLVLITIGLVASMIGVLSINLLKSLNPQTALRNSTLISGLLFLAGAFVTSRTMFGGINQFWSIFAGLAAGSLIGIESEYFTSGKPIKEIAKSSQSGPATTIVSGLAIGFQSTILPIITIAAAMLTAYHFSQLYGIGLAAVGMLCTIGIVMSTDSYGPIADNAGGIAEMSGLEKNVRKITDKLDSLGNTTAAIGKGFAIGSAALTALALFAAFQKVTGLTAIDLIKPLPVAGLFIGALLPFSIASMTLKSVGKAADELVQEIRRQFREIAGLLEGTGKPDTQSCIDIATKSALKEMVLPGVTAIVSPALVGIFLGVEALGGFLAGATVSGVLLGIMMANGGGAWDNAKKWIEEGNLGGKGTETHQAAVVGDTVGDPFKDTTGPSMNILIKLMGIVSLVFGSVFVNLHEWFMGLF
- a CDS encoding LemA family protein, with translation MKNVLIVVGVILLVLLLFGGWMIAGLNHVVRLDENVNSAWAQVENQLQRRNDLVPNLVNTVKGYAAHEEGIFKEVTRLRSQWAKADTVEKKIENANQMTGALSRLLLVAEAYPNLKANQNFMALQAQLEGTENRIAVERMRYNNAVKRFNTYRRTVFGGFFASLRGLDQPREYFEVSESAKEVPEVKF
- a CDS encoding YgcG family protein; amino-acid sequence: MRKLFSILFTVLMVAFACAGLSRAQEVQYPQPQGFVNDFANVMSPDARAQISALCAEIERKTSAEVVVVTVETTSPLTVEQYAVELFAKWGIGKAGEDNGLLILLAVRDRKVRIEVGYGLEGAVTDLQSKVIIQDLMIPAFRKGGYDLGISSGVVMIAKLVRDEYGVELEMPEVKTAAVPSRGARSPLGSLLMLLFFILIFGFRFGALFFLMSGGGYWSGGGRGSFGGGFGGFGGGMSGGGGASGSW